From the Megalops cyprinoides isolate fMegCyp1 chromosome 21, fMegCyp1.pri, whole genome shotgun sequence genome, one window contains:
- the bet1 gene encoding BET1 homolog, producing the protein MRRAGLGDGAQGGSYVASGYSVYEEENEHLQEGLRAKVTALKHLSIDIGTEVKNQNKMLQNMDTDFDSTGGLLGATMGRLKLLSRGSQTRIFCYMLLFALFVFFVLYWVIRLR; encoded by the exons ATGAGGCGCGCAGGTTTGG GTGATGGGGCCCAAGGGGGAAGTTATGTCGCAAGTGGGTACAGTGTCTACgaagaagaaaatgaacacCTACAGGAAGGGTTAAGAGCGAAGGTCACTGCTTTGAAACAC ctttccaTTGATATCGGAACAGAGGtgaaaaaccaaaataaaatgctgcagaATATG GACACGGATTTTGATTCGACCGGCGGCCTGCTGGGAGCAACCATGGGAAGGCTGAAGCTGCTCTCTCGGGGCAGCCAAACAAGGATCTTCTGCTACATGCTGCTGTTCGCCCTGTTCGTCTTCTTCGTTCTCTATTGGGTGATCAGGCTGAGGTGA